The genomic stretch TGTTTATGAATACTCCATTCATTTATCTTCCAATTTTTAATCCATTTGCACAATTATTGGTGGGAACGATTTTATTAAATCTCATGCTTATTTCAGCGAAAAATCGCTTACACAATTTTATGGCACTATTACCAATGACCATGCTCATTGCATTATTTATAAATGCCGTGGTTATTTTTGGTTTACTCGGTTATTGCTATTTAAATAGTGTAGAATTTCCAAATCAAATTGCTTGGATTCTTTATTTTGCCATTCATATTCTTTTACTGGTTATTATTGGCGCTGTCCTTTTCTTTGAAAAGAAATTGGATTATCTCATTTTATTAATTTTACTTATTTTAAGTGCCTCTTTAACATTATGGGCAACCTTTACTTACCTTCATTTTTAAGGAATAACTATGACAACTGAGGCAATTATTGACCTTCAATTAGCGTGTGAAAACACCGAGAATTTACCAACAGAAGAACAATTACAAACTTGGGCAAGTGCTGCGATTCAACCAAATACCACAGCAAATGAAATCACTGTCCGTATCGTAGATGAAGCAGAAAGCCATGAATTGAACCTGACTTATCGTGGTAAAGATCGTCCAACCAATGTACTTTCTTTTCCATTTGAATGCCCACCTGAAGTGGAAATTCCTTTACTCGGTGATCTAATTATCTGCCGCCAAGTCGTTGAACGCGAGGCGCAAGAACAACAAATTACCTTAGATTCCCATTGGGCGCATATGATTGTACATGGCTGCCTCCATTTACAAGGCTACGACCACATTGAAGACGATGAGGCTGAAATCATGGAAAGCTTAGAAACACAAATTATGCAAAATCTTGGCTTTGCCGACCCTTATGCTTGTGAAAAAGAAGACACATGCAATCACGCCGATTAATCCTCGTTGCGGGTGCTGAAGAGTGGCTCGATGCCCAATTCAGCGCCCAATTTTCTCCCAACCTAGCCCAATCCTTAGCGATCTTTTGCCATGATACGCAGGCTGGTCTGCCCCATTTAAATGCGGATATATTCCCATTTTCCAAAGCTAAAAACGCCCTTGGTCAAGAATGGCAGACGATCTTATTTGATTGCCGAAAAGCATTGCATTTAGAGGCACTTGCGATTGCCAGTGGCACACTACTCGCAGGTGGAACACTTTATCTTTGGATCAACGATTGGCAAAGTTTTCAATCCGAAACAGATCTCGATAGTCTTCGTTGGGCTGATGGAATAGTTCAATCATGCCCCCATTTTCGGAAAATTTTTCAAGATACTGTTAAAAATGCAGGTTTCCCGCTGTTCACTCAGCCGCAAGCTATCCCTTTTTATCTTGTGCAACCTGCTGATATTCAATCACTTATTCCTCGTCCAACGGGAGAACAAGAGGTGCTTTTAAATCAAATTAAAACGCATCCCGTGCAACGCTTTATCCTCACCGCCAAACGAGGACGAGGCAAATCAGCTTTGGCAGGTTTTTTAGCAGATTTCTTGTTGCAAGAAGATCCACAGCAATTATTGCTTACCGCAGCAAATAAAAAGGCAGTCCAAAAACTTCAGCAATTTTGCAATCTGCCAATCCCTTTTTGTGCGCCAGATGCCTTACTAGAAAATTTAGCCACTATTCGCCAACAAAGAAAATGGCTTTTTATTGATGAAGCCGCCATGCTACCGCTTCCTATGTTGCAAACCCTTTGCACGGCATTTGAAAAAGTATTGTGCACAACGACCATTGAAAGCTACGAAGGTACGGGACAAGGTTTTAGCCTAAAATTCATGCAAAGTACGGCGAAAAATTTTCATGCACTTAGTTTAGATGCGCCACTACGTTGGCAAAAGCATGATCCTCTTGAAAAATTTATTGAGGATTTACTTCTTGTCGCACCAAATTCACTTAATGAACCGCAAAATTCCAATAGTACCTACCGCTTTTTACGCCAAACACAATTAGATAAAAACACTGATCTTACTGATTTTTATCAATTACTAAAATTAGCGCATTATCGTACTACTCCGCTGGATTTACGCCGTTTGCTTGATGCACCACGCCAGCAATTTTTTGCCAGTTACGATGAGAGGAACCGTTTACAAAGTGGGATTTGGGGTTTGGAAGAAGGTGATATGCACAATGAAGCATTACTGGTCGCTATTCGCCGTGGAGAACGTCGTCCTAGTGGAAATTTAGTCGCCCAATTACTGCTCCAAAATCATCTTGATTTACGTGCAGGTAAATTGCGTTCGGTGCGTATTTCGCGCATTGCGGTACACCCTAGATTGCAAAACCAAGGTTTCGGACAAAAATTGTTAGCTGCTTTTAAGCAACAATTACTTGAAAGAGACAATATTGACTACCTTTCAGTCAGTTTTGGATATGATGAAAAACTTGCTCACTTCTGGCGCAAAGCGGGATTTCGTCTTGCCTATCTTAGCCACCAGCAAACCGCCTCCAGTGGTTGTTATTCTGCAGTCGCCGTTTTACCGCTTACCTCAGCAGGAAAAACATTTTGTGAAAGTATCATCAACAATTTCCAACGAAACTTTGCACTGTCGCATTACCCTTTGGAAAGTCAGCTTGATTTAGATAATTTTCCAGAAAAACACATGGACTTAAACGATATAGATAACGTCGCCCTAGCCGATTTTGCCTATGCTCATCGTCCATTCTTGATAAGTTTACCTGAATTGACACGATTACTTCATCAATATCCGAATCAATTGCCATTAGTCAAAGATTTTCTGACAACGCAACAATCTTATTTAAAGCCATCAGCACGCCAATGGCTTAACCAATGTCGCCATGATGTCGCTACAATTTTAAGTACGCTTTAAAATAGTGACGCCCCGAAAATCGTAAAAATTTTTACGAAAATCGGGGCGTAAAACATGTTTTAATTTTTCTTTTTAAACATTAGCAACATTTTGTGTCAGGCTGTTTCATTGCTTTTAAGAACCAAAGTTGTTTTTGGAAGTGACTGATGTAACCTTCAAATAATGCTTGTACTTGGAAATCATCTTTTGCACAAGCATCATTGCGGATATCTACAGCTCCAGCAAGCATTAATTCAGCATCAGCTTCCAACATACAAAGAACTTCACAACAACTATATGCTTTAGTTGGAGTTTCTTGCATCGTTGCAACGGCTAAATATTCTTTCATTGTTGCTAATGGCATTTCTCCACGCATTTTTAAAATTTCCGCTACTTCATCAAATTTTTCAAAAGTTTGGTCATAAACTTCCTCAGTGTAATGATGAAGAGGAACAAATGTAGGACCTTGCACATTCCAATGGTAATTATGTAATTTCACTGTCCACACCATGAGGTTAGCAAGATAAGTATTTAATTTTGTTGCACATACATTAGACATAATTATCTCCTTATTGAGTAATGGTTTTCGTGATCAGCATTTCTGCTTTGATGAGGTTATTAACCACATCTTGTTGAGTTAATTTATTTTTCTTAACCAGTGATTGTGTACTATTAAAGCTTACTTTCACACCAAAATCTGTTTGTGTTACGACAATTTTCAACGGTAAATTAAGCGCAAAAAAGGGTGACTGTGCGATTTTAGATTGTAAATTTCCAAACATTAATGTAACGGAACGATGCACACCTGACTCTTTAGTACTGACTGGATTATCAACCTGTTTTAAAAGAGGTAAATTTTTATCAGCAAATGCTTTTTTCAAACGGGAAATTGTCGTATCAAAGTTATATTTACTACACAGCATATTAGCAACAGTCGCCTCACCCTGTTTAGTCACCTTATCGCCTTGTGTCACGGATTCAATATAACTTGAACTAAAGGTGGACACATAAAAATTAGTTGATTGAGGTGGATTGGCACCAGCGGGTGGCATTGCAAAGGCTCCTGTACTCAAAAAAAGCACGAAGAAAGGCAAGTAAAATTTTATTTTTAACATAACAATTCCCCCTTTAATTCTGTTGGTATAACACCTAATTTAATTTTGCTTTGGTGGTTAGAATCTAGCACATTAAAAAAAATTATCTACAATTTCTATAATAGGTAAACTTTAAAATAAAAAATATTAAAATAATCGATATTCTTATAATATTTTATTCATCCTTTCTAAATTTACGCCCCAAAAATCATAAATTTTTTTGATTTTTGGGGCGCCTTTTATTTCCGTTATATTTTCCTTGCATTTTCCGCTAATAACGTAAACCATTTCTGATAAGTCAAAAATAATTCTTCTGCTTTTGATGATAAATATGCCGCAAAATTTTGCTGGCTTGCTAAACGTTTCCAATAAACATCCATACGCCAACTTTCCTCCTGACTAATCATTTCTTCAATTAGTGCCCTGATAAATGCTGAATCAATGTGTTCCTGTTTAAACGTTGCTTTAATAAAATCCAAAAGCCCTTTTGAAGGCAGTAGGAAAATTTGCGCTTGGGCAAGCAGAAAATCCTCAACATAAAGTCGTAATTGAGTCCACGCACTTTCTGGCGTTAAATTTTTACCTAACTGCCAAATACTATCATTACCAATATAATAACTCGGTAAATATGCTTTTTTATCAGAGCAACTTGCCCATAAAAAGAGAGTATAAACCCACGTACTAATTAGATCTTTTTCATTTACTTTTGCTAAGCGAAAATGAATAAACTGTTGTTTATTATGATATAAATGTCCAATATTGCCTTGGAGTTTTACCGCTAAATCTGGAAAATCACATTGTCGCCAATCACTTTCCTCTTGAGAAATTTGACCATTTTCATGAGGAAGATATTGCATTAATTGCTCACGAAATTCGGCTAATTTCTCAAAAAATTTTCGCTCCTCAATATCTGCAAATTTTGCACGTGGCAACATCCCTTTTATCCCCCACTTTTGCCATTCTTGAGAAAATTCATCGGGGCGATGTTGCAATAATTGGTTATTAATTTGATAACTTTGTAAATTATCTAATTGAAAATTCTCACGATCTTCAATAGTTTCTAATTCTTGTCGGAAATAAACCCCAAGTTGTTTTTCAAAGCAATAACGAACTGGGTTAGCAATAAAACTGATTAAATCCTCAATTTCTATCGTTTCAATTATGGATTTGGGTGCAAGTGGTGCAATAAAACTTTGCCCTTCTCCACTATATTCCCCTTTTGCCATAAGTAGCCATTTTCGTGCGAATGATGGCGATTTTCCCATAAAATTTTGGGCAGAAAAGGCATTTAAGGCGTGTTGTTGCCAAAGATTACGTTGAATTTCATCTGCATCACCATCGATATTCTCTTTAAGATAATCCATTAATTGGTTTACCAATACCGATGGTTCTTTTACTGTATCATCATTCACCGACCGCCCAACATAACTGATATAAAAGTACTGTTGTGCGGAAAGCAACGCTTCCAAGAATAAATAGCGATCATCATCACGGCGGAAACGATCACCTTTTTGGTGATGAAATTGCATTAAGTCAAAACTATTTGGATCTTGGATCCGTGGGTAATCACTGTCGTTCATCCCGAGTAAGCAGACTACTTTAAATGGGATCGATCGCATTGGTAATAGAGTACAAAAATTCATTTTGCCGAGTGTAAAGCGATAACTATTTTGATGTTCTTGCAAACGTTCTTGTAAACTTTGCGTAATCACTTCACTATCAATCGGCGCAGGATAATCTCCTTTTTCGACATTTTCTTGTAATTTATCAATCGCCTCTTTGAGATAACACCAAATTTGGTTTTGCTGATTCGCATCAAAAAAGCGGGTAATTAATTCGGTTAAGCTCTCATGCCACACACTAATAATTTGTGGCTCACAGAGAACACGTTGCCACGTCCATAGTGCCTCAATAAATTCAACCAATTTCCCCGCTAGTTGACCTTGTAAGCCCGAGGTTCCATCTAAAGCTAAACTATCCTGCCAAATCCCATTTTCTTCACGCAAACTATAGCCTAATAAAATACGTTCTAAGCCCGCTTGCCATGCATTGTAATTCTTCAGGGCCGTTTCTGCGCTCGTTTCATGATTGGTAACGGGTTCTTTTTCTAATCCAAAACGAATACCCGCCGTTTTCACCCAATTTCGGATAAGCTCTAAGTCTTGTAATTCAATTTCAAATCTCTGGCGGATCATCGGAATATCTAAAAATTCCAGAACATCTTCAGCACTAAATTGACTATTTTTTAATTGTAATAATTTTAAAAAACTTGCCACTAATACATCGCTTTCCGTTAATTTATTATCAGAGATCGCAAATGGAATATAAGGTTCGCTTTGCCCGAAAACTGCTTGGATATACGGCGTATAACTATCAATATTCGCCACCATCACCACCACATCTTTTGGCTCAATATCGGGGTGAGTATTAAAAAGGTGTAATAAATAATCCTGCAACACTTCCACCTCACGCATCGGGCTATAACATGAATGGATAGTCAATGATTGATCGTCTTTATTAAATTCTAAAGTTCCTTTCTGAGAAGGTGTGAAATCCAAAATGCGTTGCTGGATTTGATTTAATAACGTGCCTCCGTGGCTTTCTACATAAGCCTCAATCTCGTGGACGGGAACGGTATCTTGTGAAGCAAGTTCAGTAAGCAAATATAAAAAATCACGCCCCATTTTCCCCCATGCTGCAAGCAACGGATGCCCAACTGCAAGTTCCTCCGCATAACTGGTCGTCATATGCGGTTGCTGAGCGATATTTTGTTGTTGCGTTTCTGAAATCCAAGGTGCCTGTGGATAACTTTCTAAAGGCTGTTGATGAAGATAATGTAGACGTTGTCGTAATTGATCTTTTTTCCAGATCTTAGGATCTAATACATCTCCCCAATATTCCTTACAACCATTAGTAAAAAATAAATGGATCTCACAATATTGACTTAATGCCTGTAACGTTTCTAAATGAGTGCGCGGTAATGCCGAGATCCCAAAGATAAATAAACGCTCAGGTAAATTTTTTGGCGCTTGCTGACTTAAAAATTCGAGAAATTGATGATGTAAACTCGCACGGTGGTGTACTTGGGTACTTTGTGTTTCAGCTTTAATATCATCCACAATCGCTCGCCACAAAATCCCTTGCCAT from Actinobacillus delphinicola encodes the following:
- the ybeY gene encoding rRNA maturation RNase YbeY, which codes for MTTEAIIDLQLACENTENLPTEEQLQTWASAAIQPNTTANEITVRIVDEAESHELNLTYRGKDRPTNVLSFPFECPPEVEIPLLGDLIICRQVVEREAQEQQITLDSHWAHMIVHGCLHLQGYDHIEDDEAEIMESLETQIMQNLGFADPYACEKEDTCNHAD
- a CDS encoding GNAT family N-acetyltransferase, which produces MQSRRLILVAGAEEWLDAQFSAQFSPNLAQSLAIFCHDTQAGLPHLNADIFPFSKAKNALGQEWQTILFDCRKALHLEALAIASGTLLAGGTLYLWINDWQSFQSETDLDSLRWADGIVQSCPHFRKIFQDTVKNAGFPLFTQPQAIPFYLVQPADIQSLIPRPTGEQEVLLNQIKTHPVQRFILTAKRGRGKSALAGFLADFLLQEDPQQLLLTAANKKAVQKLQQFCNLPIPFCAPDALLENLATIRQQRKWLFIDEAAMLPLPMLQTLCTAFEKVLCTTTIESYEGTGQGFSLKFMQSTAKNFHALSLDAPLRWQKHDPLEKFIEDLLLVAPNSLNEPQNSNSTYRFLRQTQLDKNTDLTDFYQLLKLAHYRTTPLDLRRLLDAPRQQFFASYDERNRLQSGIWGLEEGDMHNEALLVAIRRGERRPSGNLVAQLLLQNHLDLRAGKLRSVRISRIAVHPRLQNQGFGQKLLAAFKQQLLERDNIDYLSVSFGYDEKLAHFWRKAGFRLAYLSHQQTASSGCYSAVAVLPLTSAGKTFCESIINNFQRNFALSHYPLESQLDLDNFPEKHMDLNDIDNVALADFAYAHRPFLISLPELTRLLHQYPNQLPLVKDFLTTQQSYLKPSARQWLNQCRHDVATILSTL
- a CDS encoding Dps family protein, which gives rise to MSNVCATKLNTYLANLMVWTVKLHNYHWNVQGPTFVPLHHYTEEVYDQTFEKFDEVAEILKMRGEMPLATMKEYLAVATMQETPTKAYSCCEVLCMLEADAELMLAGAVDIRNDACAKDDFQVQALFEGYISHFQKQLWFLKAMKQPDTKCC
- a CDS encoding DUF302 domain-containing protein; translation: MLKIKFYLPFFVLFLSTGAFAMPPAGANPPQSTNFYVSTFSSSYIESVTQGDKVTKQGEATVANMLCSKYNFDTTISRLKKAFADKNLPLLKQVDNPVSTKESGVHRSVTLMFGNLQSKIAQSPFFALNLPLKIVVTQTDFGVKVSFNSTQSLVKKNKLTQQDVVNNLIKAEMLITKTITQ
- the recC gene encoding exodeoxyribonuclease V subunit gamma — translated: MFYIYYSNLLETQKDILLHLIQSRPLTNPFQKETILVQSPGMEQWLNWQIAESMGIASNIAYPMPASFIWQLYVDNLPNVEEQSLFKKDSLVWRLMRLLPHYLDTPEFSPLRYYLATSQEMAQQKCYQLSYKIADLFDQYLVYRPHWINAWEEKRDDEISQEILRYVQEKTPHLATQIQQDIAWQGILWRAIVDDIKAETQSTQVHHRASLHHQFLEFLSQQAPKNLPERLFIFGISALPRTHLETLQALSQYCEIHLFFTNGCKEYWGDVLDPKIWKKDQLRQRLHYLHQQPLESYPQAPWISETQQQNIAQQPHMTTSYAEELAVGHPLLAAWGKMGRDFLYLLTELASQDTVPVHEIEAYVESHGGTLLNQIQQRILDFTPSQKGTLEFNKDDQSLTIHSCYSPMREVEVLQDYLLHLFNTHPDIEPKDVVVMVANIDSYTPYIQAVFGQSEPYIPFAISDNKLTESDVLVASFLKLLQLKNSQFSAEDVLEFLDIPMIRQRFEIELQDLELIRNWVKTAGIRFGLEKEPVTNHETSAETALKNYNAWQAGLERILLGYSLREENGIWQDSLALDGTSGLQGQLAGKLVEFIEALWTWQRVLCEPQIISVWHESLTELITRFFDANQQNQIWCYLKEAIDKLQENVEKGDYPAPIDSEVITQSLQERLQEHQNSYRFTLGKMNFCTLLPMRSIPFKVVCLLGMNDSDYPRIQDPNSFDLMQFHHQKGDRFRRDDDRYLFLEALLSAQQYFYISYVGRSVNDDTVKEPSVLVNQLMDYLKENIDGDADEIQRNLWQQHALNAFSAQNFMGKSPSFARKWLLMAKGEYSGEGQSFIAPLAPKSIIETIEIEDLISFIANPVRYCFEKQLGVYFRQELETIEDRENFQLDNLQSYQINNQLLQHRPDEFSQEWQKWGIKGMLPRAKFADIEERKFFEKLAEFREQLMQYLPHENGQISQEESDWRQCDFPDLAVKLQGNIGHLYHNKQQFIHFRLAKVNEKDLISTWVYTLFLWASCSDKKAYLPSYYIGNDSIWQLGKNLTPESAWTQLRLYVEDFLLAQAQIFLLPSKGLLDFIKATFKQEHIDSAFIRALIEEMISQEESWRMDVYWKRLASQQNFAAYLSSKAEELFLTYQKWFTLLAENARKI